The Lactuca sativa cultivar Salinas chromosome 2, Lsat_Salinas_v11, whole genome shotgun sequence genome includes a window with the following:
- the LOC111917504 gene encoding DNA polymerase II subunit B4 yields MATATTATVVEKVVADAEELPKAIVKRLVKDKLSQLSQDGGEIQVLKDSLLAFSESSRIFIHYLSATANDICKESKRQTISAEDVFKALEEIEFPEFIASLRTSLEEFKQKNAKRKSDTSKSKEAKKTKTEESPMENGKAEETEAEDVNVVVNGE; encoded by the exons ATGGCGACGGCCACGACAGCAACGGTGGTGGAGAAAGTTGTTGCAGATGCGGAGGAGCTGCCGAAGGCGATAGTGAAGAGACTAGTAAAGGATAAACTGTCTCAATTATCTCAAGACGGGGGTGAAATTCAAGTCTTAAAGGATTCTCTCTTAGCCTTCTCCGAAAGCTCTCGAATTTTCATCCATTACCTTTCCGCTAC GGCAAATGACATATGCAAGGAATCCAAGAGGCAAACAATCAGTGCTGAAGATGTATTCAAGGCTCTTGAAGAGATAGAGTTTCCAGAGTTCATTGCATCTCTAAGAACCTCCCTTGAAG AATTCAAGCAGAAGAATGCGAAAAGGAAGTCAGACACATCAAAGTCAAAGGAAGCCAAAAAGACTAAAACAGAAGAGTCTCCAATGGAGAATGGAAAAGCAGAGGAAACTGAAGCTGAAGATGTGAATGTTGTTGTCAATGGGGAGTGA